From Penicillium psychrofluorescens genome assembly, chromosome: 6, one genomic window encodes:
- a CDS encoding uncharacterized protein (ID:PFLUO_009612-T1.cds;~source:funannotate), whose protein sequence is MGTVTYRDGIAILQLIVFPFILVAALFIWKRAGWRVGSKIWRYGVTLSLIRIAGSICSLLTISNNAYNIEVAVAVCELIGLAPLLLTYIGLLRQIDTEGRMHPRGLQLLAIVCIIGLILGIAGVSSAKSDKGGYHPDSIVKASMGIFLAMFAVYNLITAWLYLQLRSSIKVFQKKLFLAIALSFPFMLVRLVYAAISDYADIQGFGLDGNPSIYLCMDVLEEIIAMGFVMAFGMSAVLEPDFVKLAPSVSRSDPKVNEV, encoded by the exons ATGGGGACCGTGACCTACCGAGATGGCATAGCTATCCTCCAGCTCATCGTATTTCCATTTATCCTTGTCGCCGCACTTTTTATCTGGAAACGGGCTGGTTGGAGGGTCGGCAGCAAGATATGGCGCTACGGCGTCACGCTCTCTCTCATTCGGATTGCCGGCAGCATTTGTTCGTTGCTCACGATCAGCAATAATGCATACAACATCGAGGTCGCCGTCGCAGTGTGCGAGTTAATTGGTCTTGCGCCCCTGTTACTGACCTATATCGGATTGCTGAGGCAAAT CGACACGGAAGGAAGGATGCACCCTAGGGGTCTTCAATTGTTGGCAATCGTCTGCATCATCGGCCTCATTCTCGGTATTGCAGGAGTCAGCAGTGCTAAGAGCGACAAGGGCGGCTATCACCCAGACAGCATTGTGAAGGCGTCTATGGgcatcttcctcgccatgTTCGCCGTCTACAACTTGATAACTGCTTGGCTATATCTCCAGCTCCGTTCTTCTATCAAAGTATTTCAGAAGAAGCTGTTCCTCGCTATTgccctttctttcccctttATGTTGGTACGTTTGGTCTATGCGGCGATCAGCGATTATGCCGACATTCAAGGTTTTGGCCTTGACGGCAACCCGTCCATCTATCTATGTATGGATGTCCTGGAGGAGATAATTGCCATGGGCTTTGTGATGGCCTTTGGAATGTCGGCTGTCCTTGAGCCAGACTTTGTCAAGCTTGCCCCATCTGTGTCGCGCTCCGACCCGAAAGTCAACGAAGTTTAA
- a CDS encoding uncharacterized protein (ID:PFLUO_009613-T1.cds;~source:funannotate), translating to MAGPTPLTAVETFLQDYPNIKYIPPSSAEFAATREVWNRSRRDIPLAIVQPQSPKDVAALIKFLNSSAISFTLRSGGHNLEGHALVQNALLIDLRALKSVTIAADRNSATVGGGILQGDLVNKLGHESLATPTGTVPSVGYIGWACYGGYGPFSSHWGLGVDQIIGATVVNPSGELVKADEALLEGIRGAGGVFGVIIDLTIKVFPLTSILAGPIIFDSSDIVRSFTEFNSAYNNLEDTEDIPPQLSLQRITFNSPRGLTFAALFAWSGVDFEEGKRWSEKIASLGPTKMNMVAPTTIPEWIAGAGAHVPKNVYGSAWTHNVSCITTDVAETIGRNLARLPADPGAMFSLHQLRGPSAAPQTQASVFGARERHFMVEILGYAVLPEKQAESEAWAVQMATEVEKAASGSLLSTSYVSVFCSARADSATAWVEKVYGNKSEVLRGLKTIFDPKNVFKFTVPSLE from the exons ATGGCCGGCCCCACCCCCTTGACCGCTGTCGAGACGTTCCTGCAAGATTATCCCAACATTAAATATATCCCACCCTCGTCCGCCGAGTTCGCCGCCACGCGTGAGGTCTGGAACCGGTCGCGTCGCGATATCCCGTTAGCCATTGTCCAACCTCAGTCACCAAAAGACGTCGCCGCCTTGATCAAATTCTTAAATTCTAGTGCGATTTCCTTCACCCTTCGCTCTGGCGGCCATAACTTGGAGGGCCACGCCCTAGTGCAAAATGCCTTACTGATTGACCTACGGGCCTTGAAATCGGTTACCATCGCGGCTGATCGAAACTCGGCTACCGTGGGCGGCGGTATTCTGCAAGGCGATCTGGTCAATAAGCTCGGGCATGAAAGCCTAGCGACTCCAACTGGAACCGTTCCATCCGTGGGCTATATTGGCTGGGCCTGCTATGGCGGATATGGGCCATTTTCCTCCCATTGGGGTCTTGGAGTGGACCAGATCATCGGCGCGACGGTCGTTAACCCCAGCGGCGAGCTTGTCAAGGCTGACGAAGCTCTTCTCGAAGGTATCCGTGGCGCCGGCGGTGTCTTTGGAGTAATTATTGATCTTACTATCAAAGTTTTCCCTCTTACTAGT ATCCTTGCTGGACCTATAATTTTCGATTCAAGCGATATAGTGAGATCTTTTACGGAATTTAACAGCGCCTATAACAATCTAGAGGACACAGAAGACATTCCCCCACAACTCAGTCTACAACGTATTACCTTCAACTCCCCACGCGGGCTTACATTTGCCGCCCTGTTTGCATGGAGTGGCGTCGATTTTGAGGAAGGTAAACGTTGGAGCGAAAAGATCGCCTCCCTAGGTCCCACGAAGATGAACATGGTCgcaccaaccaccatcccAGAATGGATTGCTGGCGCGGGTGCCCACGTCCCTAAAAATGTGTACGGCTCCGCATGGACTCACAATGTGTCCTGTATTACGACCGACGTTGCCGAAACTATTGGCCGCAACCTCGCCCGTCTTCCTGCGGATCCAGGTGCGATGTTCTCTCTCCACCAGCTACGAGGTCCATCCGCAGCGCCGCAGACGCAAGCTTCCGTGTTCGGGGCACGAGAGCGACATTTCATGGTTGAGATTCTTGGATATGCAGTTTTGCCCGAGAAGCAAGCGGAGTCCGAGGCTTGGGCGGTGCAGATGGCGACGGAAGTGGAGAAGGCCGCCTCAGGGAGTCTGTTGTCTACATCGTATGTGTCGGTGTTTTGTTCAGCCCGCGCAGACTCGGCGACGGCGTGGGTGGAGAAGGTGTATGGAAATAAGTCTGAGGTACTGCGCGGTCTAAAGACAATATTTGACCCGAAGAATGTGTTTAAGTTCACGGTGCCGTCATTGGAGTAG
- a CDS encoding uncharacterized protein (ID:PFLUO_009614-T1.cds;~source:funannotate) codes for MGTTEDAQHIEQANMQNMADIEKSDDHVVEETQKEIQNQYDPEWIKAQKRYLWKLDCIILPVVSLLYFFEYLDRLALP; via the coding sequence ATGGGTACTACCGAAGACGCGCAACATATTGAACAGGCGAACATGCAGAACATGGCAGACATTGAGAAATCTGACGACCATGTGGTGGAGGAAACCCAAaaggagatccagaaccAGTATGATCCGGAATGGATCAAAGCTCAAAAACGGTATCTCTGGAAGCTGGACTGCATCATTTTGCCCGTTGTCTCCCTTCTGTATTTCTTCGAATACCTGGATCGATTGGCCCTACCGTAA
- a CDS encoding uncharacterized protein (ID:PFLUO_009615-T1.cds;~source:funannotate): MGSIVNSETAHTLTALERIGPKGYLRYVFPFQLQEDYDLEEVARVIQAGYEALTQKIPEVACEAIPDTNSEQKGVMKFERREHGEAVRVIVKDLRDSESFSSSYAELKSKAFPVASFDADTLCRRSVWPSTGERLPISLVQANFIRGGLILTWCILHLAGDGTSFYTWTKVWAEGCCRAQGLEIPDPVQLSEDLWKDRKQVTRSSGLNAGKIEDHPEYTLLPFTPTEAPPKMLSPNHRGQVFYFSPQSLAALKTEASPENATLPSNQKWISTNDALSALLWRTVMAVQSPLETLEGNPVSIFNIAIDGRQRTDPKVRTDTLGCFLEYVAVEAPIRKMLSSLNVADLAVQIRGAILQADNQFTDDVVALVEQLEDVDRLVPTAFLDVPGFNCVQTSWINFQLYALDWGPLLSHKIEAVRTPHVGCINGLQVVLPVLPNGGMEVLVGVEESCLNRLLNDPLLTKFGVAR, from the coding sequence ATGGGCTCTATTGTGAATAGCGAAACTGCTCACACGCTCACAGCACTGGAGCGCATTGGGCCCAAGGGTTATCTTCGTTATGTCTTCCCCTTTCAACTCCAGGAGGATTATGACCTAGAGGAAGTTGCTCGGGTGATCCAAGCCGGGTATGAAGCTCTCACACAAAAGATACCAGAGGTCGCGTGCGAAGCCATTCCCGATACCAACTCGGAGCAAAAAGGTGTGATGAAATTTGAAAGACGAGAACATGGAGAAGCTGTACGAGTTATTGTCAAAGACCTACGTGATTCTGAATCTTTTTCATCAAGTTACGCGGAGTTGAAATCGAAAGCCTTCCCGGTGGCCTCCTTTGATGCCGACACCCTTTGCCGCCGGTCCGTGTGGCCCTCAACTGGAGAGCGGCTGCCAATTTCCCTCGTGCAAGCTAATTTTATTCGCGGGGGGCTGATATTGACCTGGTGCATCTTACATTTGGCTGGTGATGGTACATCATTCTACACTTGGACAAAAGTCTGGGCAGAGGGATGTTGTCGCGCCCAAGGCCTTGAGATTCCAGATCCAGTGCAGCTTTCAGAAGACCTTTGGAAAGACCGAAAACAAGTGACGAGATCGTCGGGCCTCAATGCCGGCAAGATCGAAGATCATCCTGAGTACACCCTTCTTCCTTTCACGCCTACGGAAGCGCCGCCAAAGATGCTGTCCCCCAACCACCGAGGGCAGGTTTTCTATTTCTCCCCGCAGTCCTTGGCGGCGTTAAAGACCGAAGCATCACCGGAGAACGCAACGCTGCCCTCTAATCAGAAGTGGATCTCGACTAACGACGCTTTATCGGCACTTCTCTGGCGCACAGTTATGGCGGTGCAGTCGCCTCTTGAAACTCTAGAGGGGAATCCTGTGTCTATCTTCAACATCGCTATCGACGGACGCCAGCGGACAGACCCGAAAGTTCGCACTGATACCCTGGGATGCTTCCTCGAATATGTTGCGGTCGAAGCGCCTATCCGCAAAATGCTAAGCTCGCTGAACGTGGCCGACCTTGCGGTCCAAATTCGTGGAGCTATCCTTCAGGCTGACAACCAGTTCACGGACGATGTAGTAGCTCTAGTAGAGCAACTTGAGGACGTCGATCGGCTGGTTCCCACCGCCTTCCTGGACGTCCCTGGGTTCAATTGCGTCCAGACTTCCTGGATTAATTTCCAACTGTACGCTTTGGATTGGGGTCCACTCTTGAGCCACAAAATTGAGGCCGTACGAACTCCACATGTTGGTTGCATCAATGGTCTTCAAGTTGTGCTCCCGGTATTGCCAAATGGGGGGATGGAGGTTCTAGTTGGTGTGGAAGAGAGTTGCTTGAATAGGCTGCTCAATGACCCCCTGCTTACCAAATTTGGAGTTGCTCGGTAA
- a CDS encoding uncharacterized protein (ID:PFLUO_009616-T1.cds;~source:funannotate) encodes MPETSPLDHAAGFGLREGKGYLLDSGHAGTQRLNYQYLIWKQCLGYSLHPTIRDAVGDHPRVADITTGTGLWLLDVAHEYPSAILDGIDINLARLPPAAWRPSNIHRLYNWNIFDEVPSELEEKYDVIHLRLLLLTISNRDPAPVIKNVIKLLKPGGWIQWDDLSTAHTYVEKTDEKLNTVALDKIREFVHSGGRHDWVFDLPLHLLKHGFEESQLTFYHGRPDLICHDTEIHLMTIKEFNGQMKTEGREEEAKHLDDLIEEAYAEAQRGAGVTTPKVVCVARKRPVPYAVREALYFS; translated from the coding sequence ATGCCTGAAACCTCACCTCTCGACCATGCTGCCGGCTTCGGCCTGCGCGAAGGAAAGGGCTACCTCCTTGACTCCGGCCACGCAGGAACCCAACGGCTAAACTACCAATACCTCATCTGGAAACAATGCCTTGGCTACAGCCTGCACCCCACCATCCGAGATGCAGTCGGAGACCACCCGCGCGTTGCCGACATTACCACGGGAACAGGTCTCTGGCTTCTTGACGTAGCGCACGAGTACCCCAGTGCCATCCTGGACGGAATCGATATCAACCTCGCCCGACTCCCACCTGCCGCTTGGCGCCCCAGCAACATCCATCGTCTCTACAATTGGAATATCTTCGACGAGGTCCCGtccgagctcgaggagaagTATGACGTGATCCACCTGCGTCTCCTCCTCCTTACCATCTCGAACCGCGATCCCGCGCCCGTGATCAAGAATGTAATTAAGCTACTTAAGCCCGGGGGCTGGATCCAGTGGGACGACCTGAGCACCGCACACACTTATGTTGAAAAGACCGATGAGAAGCTTAACACAGTGGCGCTCGACAAGATCAGGGAGTTTGTGCACTCCGGTGGCCGCCATGACTGGGTGTTTGATCTGCCCCTGCATCTGCTCAAGCATGGGTTTGAGGAGAGCCAGTTGACATTTTATCATGGGCGGCCGGACTTGATTTGCCATGATACGGAGATTCATTTGATGACTATCAAGGAGTTCAATGGGCAGATGAAGACTGAGGGacgggaggaggaagcgaAACATCTTGATGATCTTATTGAGGAGGCCTATGCGGAGGCTCAGCGTGGTGCCGGGGTTACGACTCCCAAGGTTGTGTGTGTCGCGAGAAAGAGGCCAGTTCCGTATGCTGTGCGCGAGGCGCTTTATTTTTCCTGA